A region of Kribbella sp. NBC_01245 DNA encodes the following proteins:
- a CDS encoding ABC transporter permease — protein sequence MREILRKPLFWPALALVLLIVLNTAITPSFLAIRMQDGHLFGSLIDILRNGAPVLLVALGMTLVIATRGIDLSVGAIAAIAGAVACVYIAGSPAQSSASTAVTAIFLALGVCVLLGLWNGFLVSVMGIQPIIATLVLMTAGRGLAMLVTDGQITTVVNPAFKTLGTGFVATLPLSILIALAVFGITAVLARRTALGMLIESVGINPEASRLAGVRARTITWIAYVFGAFCAGIAGLMIASNTSAADANNAGLWIELDAILAVVIGGTSLAGGKFSLTGTLLGAMFIQTLATTIPTIGIPAEANYLFKAVVVVAVCLLQSPKARAALRRNRTTVPLSAKADAV from the coding sequence ATGCGTGAGATTCTGCGTAAGCCCTTGTTCTGGCCGGCGTTGGCGTTGGTGCTGCTGATCGTGTTGAACACGGCCATCACGCCTTCTTTTCTTGCCATTCGGATGCAGGACGGCCACTTGTTCGGCAGTCTGATCGACATCCTGCGGAACGGCGCCCCGGTGCTGCTCGTGGCACTCGGTATGACCCTGGTGATCGCCACTCGCGGCATCGACCTGTCGGTCGGAGCGATCGCGGCGATCGCCGGGGCGGTGGCCTGCGTCTACATCGCCGGATCGCCCGCACAGTCGAGTGCGTCGACCGCGGTGACCGCCATCTTCTTGGCATTGGGGGTGTGCGTGCTGCTCGGGTTGTGGAACGGCTTCCTGGTATCGGTGATGGGTATCCAACCGATCATCGCGACGCTGGTGCTGATGACGGCCGGCCGTGGACTGGCGATGCTGGTGACGGATGGCCAGATCACCACGGTGGTCAACCCGGCGTTCAAAACGCTCGGCACCGGATTCGTCGCCACGCTGCCGCTCTCGATCCTGATCGCGCTCGCGGTCTTCGGGATTACCGCGGTGCTGGCACGTCGTACGGCGTTGGGGATGTTGATCGAGTCGGTCGGCATCAACCCGGAGGCGAGCAGGCTGGCCGGCGTACGGGCGAGGACGATCACTTGGATCGCGTACGTCTTCGGCGCCTTCTGTGCGGGTATCGCCGGTCTGATGATCGCGTCGAACACCAGTGCCGCCGACGCGAATAACGCCGGGCTTTGGATCGAGCTTGACGCGATCCTGGCAGTCGTCATCGGTGGTACGTCGCTTGCCGGGGGCAAGTTCTCGCTCACTGGCACGCTGCTCGGCGCCATGTTCATCCAGACCCTCGCGACGACCATTCCGACGATCGGGATTCCGGCCGAGGCCAACTACCTCTTCAAGGCCGTGGTCGTGGTGGCCGTATGCCTGCTGCAATCGCCCAAGGCGCGCGCGGCATTGCGGCGAAACAGGACCACCGTCCCCCTGAGCGCAAAGGCTGATGCAGTATGA
- the yjfF gene encoding galactofuranose ABC transporter, permease protein YjfF, whose amino-acid sequence MSTVTGRLYRYSPPAKYLPVIATVVLLISMFGAGSLRYTGFADPQVILNLFVDNAFLLVLGVGMTFVILTGGIDLSVGSVVALSTMIAASTLEAGWPAFASIIAVLLCGTLLGTLMGLVIHYFDVQPFIATLAGMFLARGLCYLISVESIPIRDATFKSLAQGAITLPGGYRITPSVVLALLIVGVAAWVLHMTRFGRTVYAVGGSESSAHLMGLRVAMVKVGVYAISGLCSALAGLLFAIYMLSGYSLHAVGMELDAIAAVVIGGTLLTGGRGLVLGTVLGVLLLGTIQTFISFDGTLSSWWTKISIGVLLLIFVLIQRFLTRRQP is encoded by the coding sequence ATGAGCACCGTGACGGGCCGGCTCTACCGGTACAGTCCGCCGGCGAAGTACCTGCCGGTCATCGCGACCGTCGTCCTGCTGATCAGCATGTTCGGCGCGGGATCCTTGCGCTACACGGGATTCGCGGACCCTCAGGTCATCCTGAACCTGTTCGTCGACAACGCGTTCCTGCTGGTTCTCGGTGTCGGGATGACGTTCGTGATCCTCACCGGCGGCATCGACCTGAGCGTCGGATCGGTCGTCGCGCTTTCCACGATGATCGCCGCTTCCACCCTCGAAGCGGGTTGGCCGGCGTTCGCGAGCATCATCGCGGTCTTGCTCTGCGGGACGTTGCTCGGCACGTTGATGGGCTTGGTCATCCACTATTTCGACGTACAGCCCTTTATAGCCACGTTGGCGGGGATGTTCCTGGCTCGCGGGCTTTGTTACTTGATCAGCGTCGAATCGATCCCGATCCGCGATGCGACGTTTAAGTCGTTGGCGCAGGGCGCTATTACGTTGCCGGGTGGGTACCGCATCACGCCTAGCGTCGTACTGGCGTTGTTGATCGTCGGCGTTGCTGCGTGGGTGTTGCATATGACTCGGTTCGGGCGCACGGTGTACGCCGTTGGTGGTAGCGAGAGCTCGGCCCACCTGATGGGGCTGCGGGTCGCGATGGTCAAGGTCGGCGTCTATGCGATCAGTGGGCTTTGCTCTGCCCTGGCGGGACTTCTGTTCGCGATCTACATGCTGTCCGGGTACAGCCTGCACGCCGTCGGTATGGAGCTCGACGCGATCGCCGCGGTCGTCATCGGCGGCACCCTCCTCACCGGTGGGCGCGGACTCGTCCTCGGCACGGTGCTGGGCGTCCTGCTGCTGGGGACGATCCAGACCTTCATCTCGTTCGACGGCACGCTCAGCTCGTGGTGGACCAAGATCTCCATCGGCGTACTCCTCCTGATCTTCGTCCTCATCCAGCGCTTCCTAACCCGCCGCCAGCCCTAA
- a CDS encoding TetR/AcrR family transcriptional regulator, whose amino-acid sequence MCSANIASPRSYRKTKRALTEAETRQRIIEATVELHETLGPAKTTIKAIAERAGVQRATVYNHFPELQALFEACNAHYYERHPMPDPTSWAGIASPKERFRLAVRELYRWYEETEAMLSAGIRDIDAVPPAAREAFFGYFRRVARSLMTGRRERGRVRVRTAAAVGHAISFVTWHSLVREGSLTSEEAADLMEAMVGAAAG is encoded by the coding sequence ATGTGTTCAGCGAACATCGCGTCGCCACGCTCATACCGGAAGACGAAGCGTGCGCTCACCGAAGCCGAGACCCGACAACGAATCATTGAAGCGACGGTCGAGCTCCACGAAACGCTCGGCCCCGCGAAGACGACCATCAAGGCCATCGCCGAGCGCGCGGGCGTGCAGCGTGCCACGGTGTACAACCATTTCCCCGAGCTCCAGGCGCTCTTCGAGGCGTGCAACGCCCACTACTACGAGCGGCATCCCATGCCCGACCCGACGTCGTGGGCCGGCATCGCCTCACCCAAGGAGCGCTTTCGCCTTGCGGTGCGCGAACTGTATCGGTGGTACGAGGAAACGGAGGCGATGCTCTCGGCAGGTATCCGCGATATCGATGCTGTCCCGCCGGCGGCCCGCGAGGCGTTCTTCGGATACTTCCGCCGCGTCGCTCGTTCACTGATGACGGGACGCCGCGAGCGAGGTCGTGTGCGCGTGCGCACGGCGGCAGCCGTCGGCCACGCGATCTCGTTCGTGACATGGCACTCGCTCGTCCGGGAGGGATCGCTCACGAGCGAAGAGGCTGCCGATCTCATGGAGGCGATGGTCGGCGCGGCGGCGGGATGA
- a CDS encoding cupin domain-containing protein, which produces MSAGTEAATTVKVVQPGEGRRGGLMPGVGVIFKIDGADSGGALAVVEHPFEVGGLVPPHVHHREDEISIVLEGEIGFRSEDKEIVLGPGGYIVKPRGEVHAMWNAGPTPARMIEIISPAGLEELFRTVVDLTERGEAEMSKIVELATRYEVPIAEPEWFVDVIERYQLSMPTP; this is translated from the coding sequence ATGAGTGCAGGGACTGAAGCGGCCACGACCGTGAAGGTTGTCCAGCCCGGTGAAGGTCGGCGCGGCGGATTGATGCCCGGCGTCGGGGTGATCTTCAAGATCGACGGTGCCGACTCCGGTGGCGCCCTCGCCGTCGTCGAACACCCCTTCGAGGTCGGCGGACTCGTCCCGCCCCACGTCCACCACCGCGAGGATGAGATCTCCATCGTGCTCGAGGGCGAGATCGGCTTCCGGTCCGAGGACAAGGAGATCGTGCTCGGTCCGGGCGGATACATCGTGAAGCCGCGTGGCGAGGTCCACGCGATGTGGAACGCCGGGCCGACGCCGGCGCGCATGATCGAGATCATCTCGCCTGCCGGACTCGAAGAGCTCTTCCGGACGGTCGTCGACCTGACCGAGCGCGGCGAAGCAGAGATGTCGAAGATCGTCGAGCTCGCGACCCGCTACGAAGTCCCAATCGCGGAACCCGAATGGTTCGTGGACGTCATCGAGCGCTACCAGCTCTCCATGCCGACGCCTTAG
- a CDS encoding LacI family DNA-binding transcriptional regulator, producing MDVSARSEAKSLSEATTATATTASRRHPSLSDVAAAAGVSHMTVSRVINGTGIVRPATQARVQAAIEELGYRPNAAARALATGRTATLGVVTLDSTLYGPASTLYGIERAAREAGFAISVASVGAHDGGTIAEAIETLKRQAVEGIVVIAPHVATTKALKYAPNDIPLVAVSGVDAPVPVVATDQFDGARLATEHLLSLGHKTVWHVAGPSDWLEAGERERGWRETLKQHGVRPPRVTRGDWSPRSGYEAGKSLAKEADLGAVFVANDQMALGLLRAFAEAGIKVPADVHVVGFDDVPEAEFFSPPLTTIRQDFAATGRHTFALLAELMNGATEVANQLIAPTLIIRESTLPSRKPTPRPRKTTPPRRT from the coding sequence GTGGACGTGTCCGCTAGGTCCGAAGCCAAGTCTCTGTCCGAGGCGACCACCGCTACTGCGACCACTGCCTCGAGGCGGCATCCAAGCCTGTCCGACGTCGCTGCCGCGGCAGGCGTATCGCATATGACGGTGTCCCGCGTCATCAACGGCACGGGCATCGTCCGGCCGGCGACGCAGGCGCGAGTCCAGGCCGCGATCGAGGAGCTGGGATACCGGCCGAACGCCGCCGCCCGGGCCCTCGCCACTGGCCGTACGGCGACGCTGGGTGTGGTGACGCTCGACTCCACGCTGTACGGACCCGCCAGCACCCTGTACGGCATCGAGCGGGCCGCCCGCGAGGCCGGGTTCGCGATCAGCGTGGCCAGCGTCGGCGCGCACGACGGCGGCACGATCGCGGAAGCCATCGAAACCCTCAAACGCCAAGCGGTGGAAGGCATCGTCGTCATCGCGCCCCATGTCGCGACGACGAAGGCGCTGAAGTACGCCCCGAACGACATCCCACTGGTCGCCGTCAGCGGTGTGGACGCCCCGGTGCCGGTGGTCGCGACCGACCAGTTCGACGGCGCCCGCCTGGCGACGGAGCACCTGCTGTCACTCGGTCACAAAACGGTCTGGCACGTCGCCGGGCCGTCCGACTGGCTCGAGGCCGGCGAGCGCGAGCGCGGCTGGCGCGAGACCCTCAAGCAGCACGGCGTACGTCCGCCGCGGGTAACCCGAGGCGACTGGAGCCCGCGGTCCGGCTACGAGGCGGGCAAGTCCCTCGCGAAGGAAGCGGACCTCGGCGCCGTATTCGTCGCGAACGACCAAATGGCCCTCGGCCTGCTCCGCGCCTTCGCCGAAGCCGGCATCAAAGTCCCCGCCGACGTCCACGTAGTCGGCTTCGACGACGTCCCCGAAGCCGAGTTCTTCAGCCCCCCACTAACCACCATTCGCCAAGACTTCGCCGCCACCGGCCGCCACACCTTCGCCCTCCTAGCCGAACTAATGAACGGCGCCACCGAGGTAGCCAACCAACTAATCGCCCCCACGCTAATAATCCGCGAAAGCACCCTCCCCTCCCGCAAACCCACCCCCCGCCCCCGCAAAACCACCCCACCCCGCCGCACCTAA
- a CDS encoding family 43 glycosylhydrolase: MHIRRCIAAAAILLLLPTPAAVAASTDVTAGLVLQYDLTQTTGTTVTDSSGNGRNGTLVGGGTWTGSGLTLDGTDEHVKLPNNVLTGLASITVSTDVYVATDQATPFFIWGLGNTATSGSGTGYLFASGNNFRAGITTTNWSGEKVTAKEPRADLARGVWKTVTYTQTGTTGTLYEDGVQVGQNTAVSVLPSQVGAGVTTNNLLGKSNYAADRTLKGKLRNFRIYDRALSGEEVALISLTDQAKADNAAAALEVVHADDVRGNLTLPTTGEYGASVTWASSSPAVVSDGGVVHRPAHGSGDVQVTLTASVAVGGATASRQIVLTVRELKAAAPYAGYAFSYFTGNSIAGEKIYFAASRGNNALRWDELNGGQPTLESTKGTLGLRDPFLIRSPEGDRFFLIATDLSIGRNGDWDAAQRQGSRYLEVWESTDLVNWSEQRHVLVSPPTAGNTWAPEAYWDEDLQSYVVFWASKLYADSDPGHTGSTYNRMLYATTRDFKTFSAPKIWQDRGESRIDSTVIKESGTYYRFTKDEGGGGTGCSDIIQEKSSSLTAVDLPGNPAWAMQDSCIGRDAGTSAVEGPTVFKANPGDTSGSNYYLFVDEYGGRGYIPLGTNNLEAPDWKVPSTYSLPASPRHGTVLPVTQAELDLLRTGLVLPDPVVADENGLVAHYPLNQSSGGTATDLTGHGYDGTVSGDATWVDGSLSLGGTSGHVKLPDNMMTGLDAITVSTDVWIDAGQATPYFIWGLGNTAGDIGNGYLFTTGNAYRTSIATGNWSTEQTASSSNAVPRGVWKTLTYTLGGDGTATIYLDGVQVGQKTGVTISPGDIGGGRTTANYIGRSVYTSDKYLKGKVRDFRIYNRALSADEVTELAADPSAIIGVGLDSLKVPAIIDDASSTVTLPVVPGTDLTALEPTLRVVSTSTISPAGPVDLSTPKTFTVTTKDGATRAWTVKAVAMRSPVLPGYYADPNIARFGDTYYLYVTTDGFAGWGGKDFYVWKSKNLVDWTRSAQPFLTLDGANGNVPWASGNAWAPTIIERDGKYYFYFSGHNPTYNRKTIGVAVANSPEGPFTAQPTAMILNNEAVTSGQAIDPAAFEDPVTGKWYLFWGNGSPVYAELGDDMVSIKPETLKRISGLNDFREGTFVNYRNGMYHLTYSIDDTGSPDYRVGYATSSNVDGPWTYRGVVLEKDPAQGILGTGHHSIVQVPGTDDWYIAYHRFGMPGGNGTHRETTIDRLFFNADGMIRKVVPTLSSVSPRVPLAPAPKIVKVLPQVLGKAVEGYTLAGSPGSWDQTGLRFEYQWLRDGLPVLGATGRQYRLTRSDVGHRVAVRVTAWRTGAAPGVARSAATAVVTG; encoded by the coding sequence ATGCACATCCGTCGCTGCATTGCCGCGGCCGCCATCCTCCTGCTGCTGCCAACGCCCGCAGCGGTGGCCGCATCGACCGACGTCACAGCTGGGTTGGTGCTGCAGTACGACCTCACCCAGACCACTGGTACGACCGTGACCGACAGCTCGGGCAACGGCCGCAACGGAACACTCGTCGGCGGCGGCACCTGGACCGGATCAGGCCTCACCCTCGACGGCACCGACGAACACGTGAAGCTGCCCAACAACGTGTTGACCGGCTTGGCGTCGATCACGGTGTCGACGGACGTGTACGTCGCCACCGACCAGGCCACGCCGTTCTTCATCTGGGGACTCGGCAACACCGCGACTTCGGGCAGCGGTACCGGCTATCTCTTTGCCAGCGGCAACAACTTCCGGGCCGGTATCACCACGACGAACTGGTCCGGCGAGAAGGTCACCGCGAAGGAGCCTCGCGCCGACCTTGCGCGAGGCGTCTGGAAGACCGTGACCTACACCCAGACCGGCACCACTGGCACGCTTTACGAGGACGGCGTACAGGTCGGTCAGAACACCGCGGTCAGCGTGCTGCCGAGCCAAGTGGGCGCCGGCGTGACCACCAACAACCTGCTGGGCAAGTCGAATTACGCGGCCGACCGCACGCTCAAGGGCAAGCTCCGGAACTTCCGCATCTACGACCGCGCGCTCAGCGGCGAGGAGGTCGCGTTGATCTCTCTGACCGACCAGGCCAAGGCCGACAACGCCGCGGCTGCGCTCGAGGTGGTGCATGCGGACGACGTACGCGGCAACCTGACTCTGCCGACGACCGGCGAGTACGGCGCTTCGGTGACCTGGGCGTCCTCGTCTCCGGCGGTGGTTTCCGATGGTGGCGTCGTGCACCGGCCTGCCCACGGAAGCGGCGACGTACAGGTCACACTGACTGCCAGTGTTGCCGTTGGAGGTGCAACTGCCAGTAGGCAGATCGTTCTCACCGTGCGCGAGTTGAAGGCGGCCGCGCCGTACGCCGGGTATGCGTTCAGCTACTTCACCGGGAACTCGATCGCGGGGGAGAAGATCTACTTCGCCGCCAGCCGGGGCAACAACGCGCTCAGGTGGGACGAGCTCAACGGCGGGCAGCCGACGCTGGAGTCGACCAAGGGCACTCTCGGCCTGCGTGACCCGTTCCTGATCCGTTCTCCCGAGGGCGATCGGTTCTTCCTGATCGCGACCGACCTCTCCATCGGCCGCAACGGCGACTGGGATGCGGCACAGCGCCAAGGCAGCCGCTACCTCGAGGTCTGGGAATCCACCGACCTCGTGAACTGGTCGGAGCAGCGGCACGTGCTGGTCTCACCGCCGACCGCCGGCAACACCTGGGCGCCAGAGGCCTACTGGGACGAGGATCTTCAGTCGTACGTCGTGTTCTGGGCGTCGAAGCTCTACGCCGATAGCGATCCCGGGCACACCGGATCGACGTACAACCGGATGCTTTACGCGACGACTCGCGACTTCAAGACCTTTAGCGCGCCGAAGATCTGGCAGGACCGTGGCGAGTCCCGCATCGACTCGACGGTGATCAAGGAGAGCGGCACGTACTACCGCTTCACCAAGGACGAGGGTGGTGGCGGTACCGGCTGCTCGGACATCATCCAGGAGAAGTCGTCGTCGCTGACCGCGGTCGACCTGCCGGGCAATCCCGCGTGGGCAATGCAGGACTCGTGCATCGGCCGGGACGCCGGTACGTCAGCCGTCGAGGGTCCGACCGTCTTCAAGGCCAACCCGGGTGACACGTCCGGTTCCAACTACTACCTCTTTGTCGACGAGTACGGCGGCCGCGGGTACATCCCGCTCGGCACGAACAACCTCGAGGCGCCCGACTGGAAGGTGCCGTCGACGTACTCGCTGCCGGCCAGCCCGCGCCACGGCACCGTACTTCCCGTCACCCAGGCCGAGCTCGACCTGCTGCGGACCGGCCTGGTCCTTCCCGACCCGGTCGTGGCCGACGAGAACGGACTGGTCGCGCATTACCCCTTGAACCAGAGCAGTGGCGGTACGGCGACCGACCTGACCGGGCACGGGTACGACGGGACTGTGTCGGGCGATGCCACTTGGGTCGACGGATCACTCAGCCTTGGCGGCACCAGTGGTCACGTGAAATTGCCCGACAACATGATGACCGGGCTCGACGCCATCACCGTCTCGACCGACGTGTGGATCGACGCGGGCCAGGCAACGCCGTACTTCATCTGGGGGCTTGGCAATACCGCGGGCGATATCGGGAATGGCTATCTCTTCACGACTGGTAACGCCTATCGGACTTCTATTGCCACGGGCAACTGGTCGACCGAGCAGACCGCTTCGTCGTCCAACGCCGTACCGCGTGGGGTTTGGAAGACGCTCACTTACACGCTCGGTGGTGATGGGACAGCGACGATTTACCTCGATGGGGTTCAGGTCGGGCAGAAGACGGGCGTCACCATTTCTCCCGGTGATATCGGCGGCGGTCGGACGACGGCCAACTACATCGGGCGTTCGGTTTACACCTCCGACAAATACCTCAAGGGCAAAGTGCGCGACTTCCGCATTTACAACCGGGCCTTGTCGGCCGACGAGGTCACCGAATTGGCGGCCGACCCTTCCGCGATCATTGGGGTTGGGCTGGACAGCCTCAAGGTGCCGGCGATCATCGACGACGCCTCGTCGACCGTGACGCTGCCGGTGGTTCCCGGTACTGACCTGACCGCGTTGGAGCCGACCTTGCGGGTCGTGTCGACGTCGACGATCTCGCCTGCGGGTCCCGTCGACCTGTCGACGCCTAAGACGTTCACTGTCACCACCAAGGACGGCGCCACGCGTGCGTGGACGGTCAAGGCCGTCGCGATGCGCTCGCCCGTGCTGCCGGGTTACTACGCGGATCCGAACATCGCGCGCTTTGGCGATACGTACTACCTCTACGTGACCACCGACGGCTTTGCCGGGTGGGGCGGCAAGGACTTCTACGTGTGGAAGTCGAAGAACCTGGTCGACTGGACGCGATCGGCGCAGCCGTTCCTGACCCTCGACGGCGCGAACGGCAACGTGCCGTGGGCGAGCGGGAACGCGTGGGCGCCGACGATCATCGAGCGCGACGGGAAGTACTACTTCTACTTCTCCGGTCACAACCCGACGTACAACCGCAAGACGATCGGCGTCGCGGTGGCGAACAGCCCGGAGGGCCCGTTCACGGCGCAGCCGACCGCGATGATCCTCAACAACGAGGCGGTGACGTCTGGGCAGGCGATTGACCCGGCCGCCTTTGAGGATCCGGTGACGGGTAAGTGGTACCTGTTCTGGGGCAATGGGTCGCCGGTGTACGCCGAACTGGGCGACGACATGGTGTCCATCAAGCCGGAGACGCTTAAGCGGATCAGCGGGTTGAACGACTTCCGTGAGGGGACGTTCGTCAACTACCGCAATGGGATGTACCACTTGACGTACTCGATCGACGACACCGGTTCGCCTGACTATCGGGTTGGATACGCCACGTCTTCGAATGTTGACGGGCCGTGGACTTATCGCGGCGTCGTACTGGAGAAGGATCCCGCGCAGGGCATTCTCGGGACTGGGCACCACTCGATCGTCCAGGTGCCGGGGACTGATGACTGGTACATCGCGTATCACCGGTTCGGGATGCCTGGGGGTAACGGGACTCATCGCGAGACCACGATCGACCGGCTGTTCTTCAACGCGGACGGGATGATCCGGAAGGTGGTGCCGACTCTTAGTAGCGTCTCACCGAGGGTTCCGCTCGCTCCGGCTCCGAAGATCGTGAAGGTGCTGCCGCAGGTGCTGGGTAAGGCCGTGGAGGGGTACACGCTTGCGGGTTCTCCCGGCTCGTGGGACCAGACCGGGTTGAGGTTCGAGTACCAATGGCTTCGGGATGGGTTGCCTGTGTTGGGTGCTACGGGTCGGCAGTACCGGCTTACGCGGTCGGACGTCGGTCATCGGGTGGCAGTGCGGGTGACCGCGTGGCGTACCGGCGCGGCGCCTGGGGTCGCCCGGTCGGCGGCGACTGCTGTGGTGACCGGCTGA